In Streptomyces sp. NBC_01707, a genomic segment contains:
- the nuoH gene encoding NADH-quinone oxidoreductase subunit NuoH translates to MTALAQLAAAPDRAVLAAEDLSMFGTDPWWLVVIKAVFCFAFLMVTVLFSIVWERKVVAWMQLRIGPNRHGPWGMLQSLADGIKLMLKEDVIVKRADKVVYVLAPIVAAVPAFMAIAVIPFGPSGNEVSIFGHRTAMQLTDLPIAMLYILAVASVGIYGIVLAGWSSGSTYPLLGGLRSCAQMISYEIAMGAAFASVFLYSGSMSTSKIVEAQHDRWFILLLPVSFIIYIVTMVGETNRAPFDMPESEGDLVGGFNTEYSSIKFAMFMLAEYVNMVTVSAVSTTLFLGGWRAPWPISTFWEGANHGWWPMLWFVVKVQLLLFFFIWLRGTLPRVRYDQLMKLGWKILIPVSVVWLMLVATVRALRNDGYDFNTLLLSVAGAVIAILLISFVVDIFRDRSAKGAGAEPAPEPGPAFDPMAGGFPVPPLPGQTLPPVPRRGPRHERELVVSGGPDTQSDGSQMGASPSDGKEADGA, encoded by the coding sequence GTGACTGCCCTCGCTCAACTGGCCGCGGCACCCGACCGTGCCGTACTCGCCGCCGAGGATCTGTCGATGTTCGGCACCGACCCCTGGTGGCTCGTCGTCATCAAGGCGGTGTTCTGCTTCGCGTTCCTGATGGTGACCGTGCTCTTCTCCATCGTGTGGGAGCGCAAGGTCGTCGCCTGGATGCAGCTGCGCATCGGCCCCAACAGGCACGGCCCCTGGGGCATGCTCCAGTCGCTCGCCGACGGCATCAAGCTGATGCTGAAGGAAGACGTCATCGTCAAGCGGGCGGACAAGGTCGTCTATGTCCTCGCGCCGATCGTCGCCGCCGTACCGGCGTTCATGGCGATCGCGGTGATCCCGTTCGGCCCGTCCGGCAACGAGGTCTCGATCTTCGGACACCGTACGGCGATGCAGCTCACCGACCTGCCGATCGCGATGCTCTACATCCTCGCGGTCGCCTCGGTCGGGATCTACGGCATCGTGCTGGCCGGCTGGTCGTCCGGGTCGACGTACCCGCTCCTCGGCGGCCTGCGCTCGTGCGCGCAGATGATCTCGTACGAGATCGCGATGGGCGCGGCGTTCGCCTCCGTCTTCCTCTACTCCGGGTCGATGTCGACCTCGAAGATCGTGGAGGCGCAGCACGACCGCTGGTTCATCCTCCTGCTGCCGGTCTCGTTCATCATCTACATCGTCACGATGGTCGGCGAGACCAACCGTGCCCCGTTCGACATGCCGGAGTCCGAGGGCGACCTGGTCGGCGGCTTCAACACCGAGTACTCGTCGATCAAGTTCGCGATGTTCATGCTCGCCGAGTACGTCAACATGGTCACCGTCTCCGCGGTCTCCACGACCCTGTTCCTGGGCGGCTGGCGGGCCCCATGGCCGATCAGCACCTTCTGGGAGGGGGCGAACCACGGCTGGTGGCCGATGCTGTGGTTCGTCGTCAAGGTCCAGCTGCTGCTGTTCTTCTTCATCTGGCTGCGCGGCACCCTGCCCCGCGTCCGCTACGACCAGCTGATGAAGCTCGGCTGGAAGATCCTGATCCCGGTCTCCGTGGTCTGGCTGATGCTGGTCGCGACCGTGCGGGCGCTGCGCAACGACGGCTACGACTTCAACACGCTGTTGCTGTCCGTGGCGGGCGCCGTGATCGCGATCCTGCTGATCTCCTTCGTCGTCGACATCTTCCGGGACCGTTCGGCCAAGGGGGCCGGGGCGGAACCGGCACCGGAACCAGGACCCGCGTTCGATCCGATGGCGGGCGGATTCCCGGTGCCACCGCTGCCCGGGCAGACCCTCCCGCCGGTACCGCGCCGCGGGCCGCGGCATGAGCGGGAGCTCGTTGTCAGTGGCGGTCCGGATACTCAGAGTGACGGCAGTCAGATGGGCGCAAGTCCGAGTGACGGAAAGGAGGCTGACGGTGCCTGA
- a CDS encoding NADH-quinone oxidoreductase subunit G, whose protein sequence is MTVTTSAPSGGGEAAVPPEDLVTLTIDGIEISVPKGTLVIRAAELLGIEIPRFCDHPLLDPAGACRQCIVEVEGQRKPMASCTITCTDGMVVKSQLTSPVADKAQRGVMELLLINHPLDCPVCDKGGECPLQNQAMSHGDPDSRFDGKKRTYEKPVPISTQVLLDRERCVLCARCTRFSNQVAGDPMIELIERGALQQVGTGEGDPFESYFSGNTIQICPVGALTSAAYRFRSRPFDLVSSPSVCEHCAGGCATRTDHRRGKVMRRLAANDPEVNEEWVCDKGRFGFRYAQQRDRLTTPLVRNEEGVLAPASWPEALEAAAAGLTAARGRTAVLTGGRLTVEDAYAYSKFARIALDTNDIDFRARVHSSEEADFLAARVAGRGRDLDGTGLTYTTLEKASTVLLVGFESEEEAPGVFLRLRKANRKHGQRTFAVASHATRGLTKAGGTLLPAAPGTETEWLDAIAGSVGLDGDGAAAAEALRGEGAVIVVGERLAAVPGGLTAAVRAATATGARLVWIPRRAGERGAVEAGALPSLLPGGRPATDPRARDEVAAAWGVAELPARFGRDTGQIIEAAATGELGALLVAGVEAVDLPDPARALEALDQVGFLVSLELRPSEVTERADVVFPVAAVAEKAGTFLNWEGRARMFEAALKPEQLTRTPAPTDARVLHMLADALDVHFALPDMKSVRRELDRLGGWTGTYASDPQGAAQPLPRAGDGEAVLAGHRLLLDQGRLQEGDAALAGTRHAAVARLSAVTAAETGVKDGDLLAVTGPSGSVELPLQVTDMPDRVVWVPLNSVGRGVPADTGAHPGGLVRIGPAAPGTPDVTPEVRA, encoded by the coding sequence ATGACAGTCACCACAAGTGCGCCCTCCGGGGGCGGCGAGGCGGCGGTCCCGCCCGAGGACCTTGTCACGCTGACGATCGACGGCATCGAGATCAGCGTGCCCAAGGGCACCCTGGTCATCCGGGCCGCCGAACTCCTCGGGATCGAGATCCCGCGCTTCTGCGACCACCCGCTCCTCGACCCGGCCGGCGCCTGCCGGCAGTGCATCGTCGAGGTCGAGGGCCAGCGCAAGCCGATGGCGTCCTGCACCATCACCTGCACCGACGGCATGGTCGTCAAGTCGCAGCTCACCTCACCGGTCGCCGACAAGGCGCAGCGCGGGGTGATGGAGCTGCTGCTGATCAACCACCCGCTGGACTGCCCGGTCTGCGACAAGGGCGGCGAGTGCCCGCTGCAGAACCAGGCGATGTCGCACGGCGACCCGGACTCCCGGTTCGACGGAAAGAAGCGGACGTACGAGAAGCCCGTCCCGATCTCCACCCAGGTGCTGCTGGACCGTGAGCGGTGCGTGCTCTGCGCGCGCTGCACCCGGTTCTCCAACCAGGTGGCGGGCGACCCGATGATCGAGCTGATCGAGCGCGGCGCGCTTCAGCAGGTCGGTACGGGCGAGGGCGACCCGTTCGAGTCGTACTTCTCCGGCAACACCATCCAGATCTGCCCGGTCGGCGCGCTGACCTCGGCGGCCTACCGATTCCGCTCCCGGCCCTTCGACCTGGTGTCGTCGCCGTCGGTCTGCGAGCACTGCGCGGGCGGCTGCGCGACCCGCACCGACCACCGGCGCGGCAAGGTCATGCGGCGGCTCGCCGCCAACGACCCCGAGGTCAACGAGGAGTGGGTCTGCGACAAGGGCCGCTTCGGGTTCCGTTACGCACAGCAGCGGGACCGGCTCACCACTCCGCTGGTACGCAACGAGGAGGGCGTCCTCGCACCGGCGAGCTGGCCCGAGGCGCTGGAGGCCGCGGCCGCAGGGCTCACCGCCGCACGCGGCAGGACCGCTGTCCTCACCGGCGGCCGGCTGACCGTCGAGGACGCCTACGCGTACAGCAAGTTCGCCCGGATCGCCCTCGACACGAACGACATCGACTTCAGGGCCCGGGTGCACAGCAGCGAGGAGGCCGACTTCCTGGCCGCCCGTGTCGCAGGACGCGGACGTGACCTGGACGGGACCGGCCTCACGTACACCACGCTGGAGAAGGCGTCGACCGTACTGCTGGTCGGCTTCGAGTCCGAGGAGGAGGCCCCCGGCGTCTTCCTGCGGCTGCGCAAGGCCAACCGCAAGCACGGTCAGCGCACCTTCGCCGTCGCCTCGCACGCCACCCGCGGACTGACGAAGGCGGGTGGCACGCTGCTTCCCGCCGCACCCGGCACCGAGACCGAGTGGCTGGACGCGATCGCGGGCAGCGTCGGACTCGACGGCGACGGGGCCGCTGCCGCCGAGGCGCTGCGCGGCGAGGGCGCCGTGATCGTGGTCGGCGAGCGACTGGCCGCGGTACCGGGCGGGCTGACCGCCGCGGTACGGGCCGCGACCGCGACCGGGGCCCGCCTGGTGTGGATCCCACGCCGGGCCGGCGAGCGCGGTGCGGTGGAGGCGGGCGCGCTCCCGTCGCTGCTGCCCGGCGGCCGTCCGGCCACCGACCCGCGGGCCAGGGACGAGGTGGCGGCCGCGTGGGGCGTCGCCGAACTCCCCGCCCGCTTCGGTCGCGACACCGGCCAGATCATCGAGGCGGCGGCCACCGGCGAACTGGGCGCGCTGCTGGTCGCCGGTGTCGAGGCCGTCGACCTGCCGGACCCGGCACGCGCGCTGGAGGCACTGGACCAGGTCGGCTTCCTCGTCTCGCTGGAGCTGCGGCCCAGCGAGGTCACCGAGCGGGCCGACGTGGTGTTCCCGGTCGCCGCGGTGGCCGAGAAGGCCGGCACCTTCCTCAACTGGGAGGGCAGGGCGCGGATGTTCGAGGCCGCGCTCAAGCCCGAGCAGCTGACGCGGACGCCCGCCCCGACGGACGCCCGGGTCCTGCACATGCTGGCCGACGCGCTGGACGTCCACTTCGCGCTGCCGGACATGAAGTCCGTACGCCGTGAGCTGGACCGGCTCGGCGGCTGGACCGGCACGTACGCCTCCGACCCGCAGGGGGCGGCGCAGCCGCTGCCCCGGGCCGGCGACGGCGAGGCGGTCCTCGCGGGCCACCGGCTCCTGCTCGACCAGGGCAGGCTCCAGGAGGGCGACGCCGCGCTGGCCGGCACCCGGCATGCCGCGGTCGCCCGGCTCTCCGCCGTCACCGCCGCCGAGACGGGGGTGAAGGACGGCGACCTGCTGGCCGTCACCGGCCCGTCCGGCAGCGTCGAACTCCCGCTGCAGGTCACCGACATGCCGGACCGGGTGGTCTGGGTTCCGCTGAACTCCGTCGGGCGGGGCGTGCCGGCCGACACCGGTGCCCACCCCGGCGGCCTGGTCCGGATCGGTCCCGCCGCACCGGGTACTCCCGACGTCACACCGGAGGTGCGAGCGTGA
- the nuoF gene encoding NADH-quinone oxidoreductase subunit NuoF translates to MTLAAEINDGGGNGSGASPEKLLSPVLSAFWDEPESWTLDTYRRHGGYEGLRKALALSPDDLIAYVKDSGLRGRGGAGFPTGMKWQFIPQGDGKPHYLVVNADESEPGTCKDIPLLFANPHSLIEGIVIACYAIRSSHAFIYLRGEVVPVLRRLHEAVREAYEAGYLGTSILGSGLDLELTVHAGAGAYICGEETALLDSLEGRRGQPRLRPPFPAVAGLYACPTVVNNVESIASVPAILSKGKDWFKSMGSEKSPGFTLYSLSGHVASPGQYEAPLGITLRQLLDMSGGMRPGHRLKFWTPGGSSTPMFTDEHLDVPLDYEGVGAAGSMLGTKALQCFDETTCVVRAVTRWTEFYAHESCGKCTPCREGTYWLVQLLRDIEAGKGQMADLDKLNDIADNINGKSFCALGDGAASPIFSSLKYFRDEYEQHITGKGCPFDPAKSTAWADDKNAHQGVNA, encoded by the coding sequence ATGACATTGGCAGCCGAAATCAACGACGGGGGCGGCAACGGCAGCGGGGCGAGCCCCGAGAAGCTGCTCTCGCCCGTGCTCTCCGCCTTCTGGGACGAGCCCGAGTCCTGGACCCTGGACACCTACCGGCGGCACGGCGGCTACGAGGGGCTGCGCAAGGCCCTCGCCCTGTCGCCGGACGACCTCATCGCGTACGTCAAGGACTCCGGACTGCGCGGCCGCGGCGGTGCCGGCTTCCCCACCGGCATGAAGTGGCAGTTCATCCCGCAGGGAGACGGCAAGCCGCACTACCTGGTGGTCAACGCCGACGAGTCGGAGCCCGGGACCTGCAAGGACATCCCGCTCCTCTTCGCCAACCCGCACAGCCTCATCGAGGGCATCGTGATCGCCTGCTACGCGATCCGGTCCTCGCACGCCTTCATCTATCTGCGCGGTGAAGTCGTCCCCGTACTGCGGCGGTTGCACGAGGCCGTGCGCGAGGCCTACGAGGCGGGCTACCTCGGGACGAGCATCCTGGGCTCGGGGCTCGACCTGGAACTCACCGTGCACGCGGGCGCGGGCGCGTACATCTGCGGTGAGGAGACCGCGCTGCTCGACTCGCTCGAAGGGCGACGTGGCCAGCCCCGGCTGCGGCCCCCCTTCCCCGCGGTCGCCGGTCTGTACGCCTGCCCCACCGTGGTGAACAACGTCGAGTCCATCGCGTCGGTTCCCGCGATCCTGAGCAAGGGCAAGGACTGGTTCAAGTCGATGGGCAGCGAGAAGTCCCCGGGCTTCACGCTGTACTCGCTCAGCGGGCATGTCGCCAGCCCCGGTCAGTACGAGGCGCCGCTCGGCATCACGCTGCGCCAGCTGCTCGACATGAGCGGCGGCATGCGCCCCGGCCACCGGCTGAAGTTCTGGACCCCGGGCGGCTCCTCCACCCCGATGTTCACCGACGAGCACCTCGACGTGCCCCTCGACTACGAGGGTGTCGGCGCCGCCGGCTCCATGCTCGGCACCAAGGCGCTCCAGTGCTTCGACGAGACGACGTGCGTGGTGCGGGCCGTCACCCGCTGGACCGAGTTCTACGCCCACGAGTCCTGCGGAAAGTGCACGCCGTGCCGCGAAGGCACCTACTGGCTCGTCCAGTTGCTCCGCGACATCGAGGCCGGCAAGGGGCAGATGGCCGACCTCGACAAGCTGAACGACATCGCGGACAACATCAACGGCAAGTCCTTCTGCGCTCTCGGCGACGGCGCCGCCTCGCCGATCTTCTCGTCGCTGAAGTACTTCCGTGACGAGTACGAGCAGCACATCACCGGCAAGGGCTGCCCCTTCGATCCCGCCAAGTCGACCGCCTGGGCCGACGACAAGAACGCTCACCAGGGGGTGAACGCATGA
- the nuoE gene encoding NADH-quinone oxidoreductase subunit NuoE — translation MPQLPAPAYPAEVRARLEADAKEVIARYPDSRSALLPLLHLVQSEEGYVSRTGMAFCAELLDLTTAEVTAVATFYSMYRRRPGGDYQVGVCTNTLCAVMGGDAIFDQLKQHLGVGNNETTEDGKVTLEHIECNAACDFAPVVMVNWEFFDNQTPESATQLVDDLIAGRTVEPTRGAPLCSYKETARILAGFPDQRPGAVEATGGAGPASLVGLRLAKGEELHPKVVAPRGEAARAEAPQDRPQPGAEHLSSHDAPQQTSASDPEHPAGPAAEEGE, via the coding sequence ATGCCGCAGCTCCCCGCCCCCGCCTACCCGGCCGAGGTACGCGCCAGGCTCGAAGCGGACGCGAAGGAGGTGATCGCCCGCTACCCCGACAGCCGCTCCGCGCTGCTGCCGCTGCTGCACCTGGTGCAGTCCGAGGAGGGGTACGTCTCCCGTACGGGCATGGCGTTCTGCGCCGAGCTGCTCGACCTCACCACCGCCGAGGTCACCGCGGTCGCCACCTTCTACTCGATGTACCGGCGCAGGCCGGGCGGCGACTACCAGGTCGGCGTCTGCACCAACACGCTGTGCGCGGTGATGGGCGGCGACGCCATCTTCGACCAGCTCAAGCAGCACCTCGGCGTCGGCAACAACGAGACGACCGAGGACGGCAAGGTCACCCTCGAACACATCGAGTGCAACGCGGCCTGCGACTTCGCACCCGTCGTGATGGTCAACTGGGAGTTCTTCGACAACCAGACGCCGGAGAGCGCGACACAGCTCGTCGACGACCTGATCGCCGGGCGCACCGTCGAACCCACCCGCGGCGCCCCGCTCTGCTCGTACAAGGAGACGGCCCGGATCCTGGCCGGCTTCCCCGACCAGCGTCCCGGCGCCGTCGAGGCCACCGGCGGCGCGGGCCCCGCCTCGCTCGTCGGCCTCCGGCTGGCGAAGGGTGAGGAGCTGCACCCGAAGGTCGTCGCTCCGCGAGGCGAGGCAGCCCGCGCGGAAGCTCCGCAGGACCGTCCGCAGCCGGGCGCCGAGCACCTCAGCTCCCACGACGCACCGCAGCAGACCTCCGCGTCGGACCCGGAGCACCCGGCCGGTCCCGCAGCTGAGGAGGGGGAGTGA
- a CDS encoding NADH-quinone oxidoreductase subunit D, with product MSTPHATPRATTEGTVYTVTGGDWDEVVESAVKSDDERIIVNMGPQHPSTHGVLRLILEIDGETVTEARCGIGYLHTGIEKNLEFRNWTQGTTFVTRMDYLTPFFNETAYCLGVEKLLGIEDQIPDRASVLRVLLMELNRISSHLVCIATGGMELGATTIMIYGFRDRELVLDLFELITGLRMNHAFVRPGGLAQDLPPGAVDQLREFVKTMKNNLPEYDKLATGNPIFKARMQDVGYLDLTGCMALGATGPILRSAGLPHDLRKTDPYCGYENYEFDVPTADSCDAYGRFLVRLEEMRQSLRIIEQCIDRLAPGPVMVADKKIAWPAQLALGPDGLGNSLDHIKKIMGTSMEALIHHFKLVTEGFRVPAGQAYTAVESPKGELGVHVVSDGGTRPYRVHFRDPSFTNLQAMAAMCEGGQVADVIVAVASIDPVMGGVDR from the coding sequence ATGTCTACTCCACACGCAACGCCCCGGGCCACGACCGAGGGGACTGTATATACAGTCACCGGCGGCGACTGGGACGAGGTCGTCGAGTCGGCGGTCAAGTCCGACGACGAGCGCATCATCGTCAACATGGGGCCCCAGCACCCGTCCACGCACGGCGTGCTGCGGCTGATCCTGGAGATCGACGGCGAGACCGTCACCGAGGCCCGCTGCGGCATCGGCTACCTGCACACCGGCATCGAGAAGAACCTCGAATTCCGGAACTGGACCCAGGGCACCACGTTCGTCACGCGCATGGATTACCTGACGCCGTTCTTCAACGAGACGGCGTACTGCCTGGGCGTCGAGAAGCTGCTCGGCATCGAGGACCAGATCCCGGACCGGGCGAGCGTCCTGCGCGTCCTGCTGATGGAGCTCAACCGGATCTCCTCGCACCTGGTGTGCATCGCCACCGGTGGCATGGAGCTCGGCGCCACCACGATCATGATCTACGGGTTCCGCGATCGTGAACTGGTTCTCGATCTCTTCGAGCTGATCACCGGGCTCCGGATGAACCACGCGTTCGTCCGGCCCGGCGGACTCGCCCAGGACCTGCCGCCGGGCGCGGTCGACCAGCTGCGCGAGTTCGTGAAGACCATGAAGAACAACCTGCCGGAGTACGACAAGCTCGCCACCGGCAACCCCATCTTCAAGGCCCGCATGCAGGACGTCGGCTACCTGGACCTGACCGGCTGCATGGCGCTCGGCGCCACCGGTCCGATCCTGCGCTCCGCCGGGCTCCCGCACGACCTGCGCAAGACGGACCCGTACTGCGGATACGAGAACTACGAGTTCGACGTCCCCACCGCCGACAGCTGCGACGCCTACGGCCGCTTCCTCGTCCGTCTCGAGGAGATGCGCCAGTCGCTGCGGATCATCGAGCAGTGCATCGACCGGCTCGCCCCGGGACCGGTGATGGTCGCCGACAAGAAGATCGCCTGGCCCGCGCAGCTCGCGCTCGGACCCGACGGGCTCGGCAACTCGCTCGACCACATCAAGAAGATCATGGGCACCTCCATGGAGGCCCTGATCCACCACTTCAAGCTGGTGACCGAGGGCTTCCGGGTCCCGGCCGGCCAGGCGTACACCGCCGTCGAGTCGCCCAAGGGCGAGCTCGGCGTGCATGTCGTCTCGGACGGCGGAACCCGCCCCTACCGGGTCCACTTCCGCGACCCGTCCTTCACCAATCTTCAGGCCATGGCGGCGATGTGCGAGGGCGGCCAGGTCGCCGACGTCATCGTCGCCGTCGCGTCCATCGACCCCGTGATGGGAGGCGTCGACCGGTGA
- a CDS encoding NADH-quinone oxidoreductase subunit C yields MSDEQNSNGVPAPRDETGEVIGVRKGMFGANNGGDTSGYGGLVRTVTLPGATSRPYGGWFDEVADELEGALEEQDLLPENAIEKTVVDRGELTFHIAREHLPTVARTLRDDPALRFELCTGVSGVHFLGDKGRELHAVYHLRSITHGRLIRLEVSAPDSDPHIPSLVAVYPTNDWHEREAYDFFGLIFDGHPALTRIMMPDDWQGFPQRKDYPLGGIAVEYKGAQIPAPDQRRSYS; encoded by the coding sequence GTGAGCGACGAGCAGAACAGCAACGGCGTACCCGCGCCGCGGGACGAGACCGGCGAGGTCATCGGCGTACGGAAGGGCATGTTCGGCGCCAACAACGGCGGTGACACCTCCGGCTACGGCGGCCTCGTTCGCACGGTGACGCTGCCGGGCGCCACGTCCCGGCCGTACGGCGGCTGGTTCGACGAGGTGGCCGACGAACTCGAAGGGGCCCTGGAGGAACAGGACCTGCTTCCCGAGAACGCCATCGAGAAGACCGTCGTCGACCGCGGTGAACTCACCTTCCACATCGCCCGCGAGCACTTGCCCACCGTGGCTCGAACCCTGCGCGACGACCCGGCCCTGCGCTTCGAGCTCTGCACGGGGGTGAGCGGTGTCCACTTCCTCGGCGACAAGGGCCGGGAGCTGCACGCCGTCTACCACCTGCGGTCGATCACGCACGGCCGACTGATCCGGCTGGAGGTCTCGGCCCCGGACAGCGACCCGCACATCCCGTCGCTCGTCGCGGTCTATCCGACCAACGACTGGCACGAGCGTGAGGCCTACGACTTCTTCGGGCTCATCTTCGACGGGCACCCGGCCCTCACCCGGATCATGATGCCGGACGACTGGCAGGGCTTCCCGCAGCGCAAGGACTACCCGCTCGGTGGCATCGCCGTCGAGTACAAGGGCGCCCAGATCCCGGCTCCGGACCAGCGGAGGTCGTACTCCTGA
- a CDS encoding NADH-quinone oxidoreductase subunit B family protein, whose translation MGLEEKLPSGFVLTTVEQAAGWVRKSSVFPATFGLACCAIEMMTTGAGRYDLARFGMEVFRGSPRQADLMIVAGRVSQKMAPVLRQVYDQMPNPKWVISMGVCASSGGMFNNYAIVQGVDHIVPVDIYLPGCPPRPEMLMDAILKLHQKIQSSKLGVNAEEAAREAEDAALKALPLIEMKGLLR comes from the coding sequence ATGGGACTCGAAGAGAAGCTGCCCAGCGGCTTCGTGTTGACCACTGTCGAGCAGGCCGCCGGCTGGGTGCGGAAGTCCTCCGTATTCCCTGCCACCTTCGGCCTCGCCTGCTGCGCCATCGAGATGATGACGACCGGAGCCGGGCGTTACGACCTGGCCCGTTTCGGGATGGAGGTCTTCCGCGGATCGCCGCGGCAGGCGGATCTGATGATCGTGGCAGGGCGGGTCAGCCAGAAGATGGCGCCCGTCCTGAGGCAGGTCTATGACCAGATGCCGAATCCCAAGTGGGTGATCTCCATGGGGGTTTGCGCATCATCCGGTGGAATGTTCAACAATTATGCCATTGTGCAGGGTGTTGATCACATTGTCCCGGTCGATATCTATTTGCCGGGTTGCCCGCCGCGTCCCGAGATGCTGATGGACGCCATTCTCAAGCTCCACCAGAAGATCCAGAGCTCCAAGCTCGGGGTCAACGCGGAGGAGGCCGCCCGCGAGGCGGAGGACGCGGCACTCAAGGCGCTTCCCCTGATCGAGATGAAGGGGCTGCTGCGGTGA
- a CDS encoding NADH-quinone oxidoreductase subunit A, giving the protein MNAYAPILVLGALGAGFAIFSVVMATLIGPKRYNRAKLEAYECGIEPTPTPAGGGRFPIKYYLTAMLFIVFDIEIVFLYPWAVTFDALGIFGLVEMLLFVLTVFVAYAYVWRRGGLEWD; this is encoded by the coding sequence GTGAATGCCTACGCGCCCATCCTCGTGCTCGGCGCCCTCGGGGCAGGGTTTGCGATCTTCTCCGTGGTCATGGCCACGCTTATCGGCCCGAAGCGATACAACCGAGCAAAGCTCGAAGCGTACGAGTGCGGTATTGAACCCACCCCCACTCCAGCCGGAGGCGGCCGCTTCCCCATCAAGTACTACCTGACGGCGATGCTCTTCATCGTCTTCGACATCGAGATCGTCTTCCTCTATCCCTGGGCGGTCACCTTCGACGCCCTGGGGATCTTCGGGCTCGTCGAGATGCTGCTCTTCGTGCTCACCGTCTTCGTCGCCTATGCGTATGTATGGCGTCGCGGCGGCCTGGAATGGGACTGA
- a CDS encoding C40 family peptidase — protein sequence MSHTAHIPSHRKPRRNASKTALRAGVAGGVLSTIAVAAAAGTAQAEPVTQTIEMPTLTTGLSTAVAASAEATQQVALDLETQAHEDAAATTAAKAAKTAKAEAVRKAEAKKKAEAAAKAKAEAALRASRSEARTTLSATSGSASVASSSSATGSAASVISFVKAQVGDAYVSGGTGPNSWDCSGLVQAAFRSVGVDLPRVSQAQSTAGTQVSLSNLQPGDILYWGGAGSAYHVGVYVGGGQFVGAQNPSTGVVLRSLDYDPPSGAVRVL from the coding sequence ATGTCCCACACCGCTCACATACCCAGCCACCGGAAGCCCCGCCGAAACGCCTCGAAGACGGCGCTGCGAGCCGGAGTTGCCGGTGGCGTCCTCAGCACCATCGCGGTCGCCGCGGCCGCCGGTACGGCCCAGGCCGAGCCGGTGACCCAGACCATCGAGATGCCCACCCTCACCACCGGGCTCTCCACCGCCGTCGCCGCATCCGCCGAGGCCACGCAGCAGGTCGCCCTGGACCTGGAGACGCAGGCCCACGAGGACGCCGCCGCCACCACCGCCGCCAAGGCCGCCAAGACGGCCAAGGCCGAGGCCGTACGCAAGGCGGAGGCCAAGAAGAAGGCGGAGGCGGCCGCCAAGGCCAAGGCCGAGGCCGCCCTGCGTGCCTCCCGCTCCGAGGCCCGTACGACGCTCAGCGCCACCTCCGGATCCGCCTCCGTCGCCTCCTCGTCGAGCGCCACCGGCTCCGCCGCTTCGGTCATCTCGTTCGTCAAGGCGCAGGTCGGCGACGCGTACGTGTCCGGCGGCACCGGCCCCAACTCCTGGGACTGCTCCGGCCTGGTCCAGGCCGCGTTCCGCTCGGTGGGCGTCGACCTGCCGCGCGTCTCGCAGGCCCAGTCGACCGCCGGCACCCAGGTCTCCCTGAGCAACCTTCAGCCGGGCGACATCCTGTACTGGGGCGGCGCGGGCTCCGCGTACCACGTCGGTGTCTATGTGGGCGGCGGCCAGTTCGTCGGCGCGCAGAACCCGAGCACCGGTGTGGTGCTCCGCTCCCTGGACTACGACCCGCCGTCGGGCGCGGTCCGCGTTCTCTGA